From a single Nicotiana tomentosiformis chromosome 2, ASM39032v3, whole genome shotgun sequence genomic region:
- the LOC104095828 gene encoding putative late blight resistance protein homolog R1C-3, translating into MLPTTIELSSLSMVGIEKEEQVAMDNILGGTDQLGVISIIGIPGLGKTTLAKKLYTHENIVNRFDVRSWCCVSQIYDKKRLLLELLGYEFERHVEIERSEDELVLQVQKCLEKRRYLIVIDDVWSTAIWDDLVSFFPDNNKKSRIIVTTRLDHELLSSSVKMFCYTHHLSFLTEDKSWLLLQKTVFKEEISCPQELEEIGKEIAKNCAGLPIAIILIGSLLARLDKKRGYWTKVAKRLSASAKVAGEAEWYIDIIESNYKHLPHHLKPCFLYFGLFLEDEEVSVKKLIRMWVAEGFVQSNEVKIAQHIAMDYLIDLIASNLVIVAQRFPLGGIKSVRLHGLVLDFCLSKAKEENFLLKVDRSSTTNSSSGIQRVLVCSKLHHFIKWLRPTQRIHSLRVISPH; encoded by the exons ATGTTACCTACCACAATTGAGTTGTCATCACTGTCAATGGTGGGCATTGAAAAAGAGGAACAAGTGGCGATGGACAATATTCTTGGCGGAACAGATCAACTAGGCGTTATCTCGATTATTGGCATACCCGGACTTGGTAAGACAACTCTAGCCAAAAAGTTATATACCCATGAAAATATAGTCAATCGCTTTGATGTTCGTTCATGGTGTTGTGTCTCTCAAATCTATGACAAGAAAAGATTATTGCTTGAATTATTGGGCTATGAATTTGAACGCCATGTTGAGATTGAGAGGAGTGAAGATGAATTAGTCCTACAAGTACAAAAATGTCTTGAGAAAAGGAGATATTTAATAGTTATAGATGATGTATGGAGCACTGCTATATGGGATGACTTAGTCAGTTTTTTCCCAGATAACAACAAAAAGAGTAGAATTATTGTTACTACTAGGCTTGATCACGAACTGCTTTCTTCTTCTGTAAAAATGTTTTGCTATACTCATCATCTTTCGTTTCTCACGGAAGACAAAAGTTGGTTGTTATTACAGAAGACAGTATTTAAGGAAGAAATTAGCTGCCCTCAAGAACTTGAGGAAATAGGGAAGGAGATAGCAAAAAATTGTGCAGGACTGCCAATTGCAATTATTTTAATAGGTAGTCTTCTTGCAAGATTGGACAAGAAAAGAGGCTATTGGACTAAAGTTGCTAAAAGGTTAAGTGCAAGTGCAAAAGTGGCTGGTGAGGCAGAGTGGTACATAGACATAATAGAGTCAAATTACAAGCATTTACCACATCATTTAAAGCCGTGCTTTCTTTACTTTGGTTTGTTTCTTGAAGATGAGGAAGTATCAGTTAAGAAGTTGATACGGATGTGGGTTGCTGAAGGTTTTGTACAAAGTAATGAGGTGAAGATCGCACAACATATTGCGATGGACTATTTGATTGATCTAATTGCAAGTAATCTAGTTATTGTTGCGCAAAGATTTCCCCTTGGTGGCATAAAATCTGTTCGTCTTCATGGTTTGGTACTAGATTTTTGTTTGAGTAAAGCTAAAGAAGAGAACTTTTTGTTGAAAGTTGATAG ATCTTCTACTACTAATTCATCTAGTGGTATACAACGGGTCCTAGTTTGCTCTAAACTGCATCACTTCATCAAGTGGCTTCGTCCGACTCAGCGCATCCATAGTTTGAGAGTTATATCCCCACACTAA
- the LOC138904881 gene encoding putative late blight resistance protein homolog R1A-4, which translates to MINLKHVDISEGEVHFNGVGAEKEDVFELEKLESFSKVVLVNEDDISEMCNRAPNLVQLELMTLEHWGSLFSSLMCLIYLETLAIYHRSEFPMSGISMIFPQSLKELTLSCCGFLWDEISRIGALPNLEVLNLLSAFIGRKWTVGVGGFLNLRFLKIEHNSIKHWNMSVDSFPCLEQLVLRWCGKLEEIPSSFGSMPSLQRIEARSCCPSARKSAVKIRNMQRDDMKNSDFKVIIYLN; encoded by the coding sequence ATGATAAACTTAAAGCATGTCGATATAAGTGAAGGGGAAGTTCATTTCAACGGTGTTGGGGCAGAAAAAGAAGATGTCTTCGAGTTAGAGAAATTAGAGAGCTTTTCAAAAGTAGTTTTAGTAAATGAGGATGATATAAGTGAAATGTGCAACAGAGCACCAAATTTAGTCCAACTTGAACTTATGACTTTGGAGCATTGGGGCTCTTTGTTCAGCTCTCTCATGTGTCTAATATATCTTGAAACACTGGCTATCTATCACCGTAGCGAGTTTCCAATGAGTGGAATTAGCATGATCTTCCCTCAAAGCCTAAAAGAGTTAACTTTATCTTGTTGTGGCTTCTTGTGGGATGAAATTTCAAGAATTGGTGCATTACCAAACCTTGAGGTGCTAAACTTACTTTCTGCCTTCATTGGGAGAAAATGGACAGTTGGTGTTGGGGGTTTCCTTAATCTAAGGTTCTTGAAGATCGAACATAATTCGATCAAACATTGGAACATGTCAGTGGATTCATTTCCCTGTCTCGAGCAATTGGTGTTGCGTTGGTGCGGTAAACTTGAGGAGATACCTTCGAGTTTTGGGAGCATGCCTTCACTGCAGAGGATTGAGGCGCGCTCTTGTTGCCCCTCCGCCAGAAAATCTGCCGTGAAAATTAGGAACATGCAGAGGGATGACATGAAAAATTCAGACTTCAAAGTCATTATCTACTTAAATTAG